From the genome of Flavobacterium luteolum, one region includes:
- a CDS encoding T9SS C-terminal target domain-containing protein: MIKKLISATVLSMLLTTNGQAQSVQNTDKQIVKVDFDFFQRRLEEVHDPSYDSWVINEGKEAEKSFNNMSFKLKGNFTSKWYKVGMNAPFYNKLGSDGLVTNENLELKISGLKAGKHTLLTFHNAFDVITGKTFSPIKIYVNGKLQETVNASQRANAKIDASMAYITFNAEKGKDVIVRFEIDPTSNPDIVKQIVINGFEIDTPNLMNQARTPEPKNRDEHVEVGKTFTLKWDAVKNVASHKIYFGEDKNAVENATESSKEFKGKLTEKSYTVSDLYSGTTYYWRVDEVDNNGEVTLGNVWSFKPAQLAFPGAEGYGRYAVGGRGGKVIEVTNLNDDGPGSLRDAINQEIGPRTIVFNVSGNIKLASRLVANQPCITIAGQTAPGEGITISRAPIGLTGNDGVIRFLKVRIGGGTTFDGMGLTGADYSIIDHCSISWTIDESFSSRGAHHITLQRTLISEALNIAGHDKYPAGKMHGFAATIGGDIGSFHHNLLAHNQGRNWSIGGGLNGDGYYTGRLDITNNVVYNWGGRTTDGGANEVNFVNNFYKPGASTTIFVALNAQHEGVGKGMQRYYFNGNIMPGYFDEKSQDKGRKSTISHNEKVDYETFVDKPFFPSYVETQSAKAAYKNVLSDVGANQPFFDKHDNRIVDETLKGTFTYKGSKSGLGGMIDNEQDAGGWPNFVSETRPTDWDTDHDGLPNWWEKAFGLNENSKAGDFSDANQDTDKDGFTQLDNYLDWLAQPHYFVNSGDKKTLSAPDYFKGYENKPVYTFSDLKNGKVVLKGKEIQFTGVEKGFASFVLTVKDADGDSMSRTINFFIK, encoded by the coding sequence ATGATAAAGAAATTAATAAGTGCTACAGTTTTGTCCATGCTTTTGACCACAAACGGACAAGCACAATCAGTTCAAAATACTGATAAACAAATTGTAAAAGTTGACTTTGATTTTTTTCAAAGAAGACTAGAAGAAGTTCACGATCCGAGTTATGATTCGTGGGTGATTAATGAAGGAAAAGAAGCTGAAAAATCATTTAATAATATGTCATTTAAGCTAAAAGGAAACTTTACTTCAAAGTGGTATAAAGTTGGAATGAATGCTCCATTTTATAACAAATTAGGAAGTGACGGTTTGGTTACGAATGAAAATTTAGAATTGAAAATCAGCGGATTGAAAGCGGGAAAACATACGCTTTTGACTTTTCATAATGCTTTTGATGTGATTACAGGAAAAACTTTTTCTCCAATCAAAATCTATGTAAACGGAAAACTTCAAGAAACAGTAAATGCAAGTCAGAGAGCCAATGCTAAAATTGATGCTTCAATGGCGTATATTACTTTTAATGCAGAGAAAGGAAAAGATGTAATTGTTCGTTTTGAAATTGATCCAACTTCAAACCCTGATATTGTAAAACAGATTGTAATTAACGGTTTTGAAATTGATACGCCAAATTTAATGAATCAGGCTAGAACTCCTGAACCAAAAAATAGAGACGAACATGTTGAAGTGGGTAAAACTTTTACTCTAAAATGGGACGCTGTAAAAAATGTGGCATCGCATAAAATATATTTCGGTGAAGATAAAAATGCGGTTGAAAATGCAACAGAATCTTCAAAAGAATTTAAAGGAAAACTGACTGAGAAATCGTATACGGTTTCTGATTTATATTCGGGAACAACTTATTATTGGAGAGTCGATGAAGTGGATAATAATGGCGAAGTTACATTAGGAAATGTATGGTCGTTTAAACCTGCTCAATTGGCTTTTCCAGGTGCAGAAGGTTACGGACGTTATGCAGTTGGAGGACGTGGCGGAAAAGTGATTGAAGTAACCAATTTAAATGACGATGGTCCGGGAAGTTTACGCGATGCAATCAATCAGGAAATTGGTCCAAGAACGATCGTTTTTAATGTTTCGGGAAATATAAAACTGGCTTCGAGATTAGTAGCAAATCAGCCTTGTATCACCATTGCGGGACAAACGGCTCCGGGTGAAGGAATCACAATCAGTAGAGCTCCGATTGGGTTGACAGGAAATGATGGTGTAATTCGATTCTTAAAAGTGAGAATTGGAGGCGGAACTACTTTTGACGGAATGGGATTAACAGGTGCTGATTATAGTATTATTGATCACTGTTCGATTAGCTGGACTATTGACGAATCGTTTAGCTCACGTGGTGCGCATCATATCACTTTACAAAGAACTTTAATTTCTGAAGCGTTAAACATTGCGGGACATGATAAATATCCTGCAGGAAAAATGCACGGTTTTGCGGCAACAATTGGTGGAGATATTGGTAGTTTTCATCACAATTTATTGGCGCACAACCAAGGTCGTAACTGGAGTATCGGAGGCGGTTTAAACGGTGATGGTTATTACACAGGAAGATTGGATATCACCAACAATGTGGTTTACAACTGGGGTGGAAGAACAACTGACGGCGGTGCAAACGAAGTAAATTTTGTAAACAATTTTTATAAACCAGGTGCTTCAACTACCATATTTGTAGCTTTAAATGCACAACATGAGGGTGTTGGAAAAGGAATGCAACGTTATTATTTTAACGGAAATATAATGCCGGGTTACTTTGATGAGAAATCTCAGGATAAAGGTAGAAAATCTACTATAAGCCATAATGAGAAAGTAGATTATGAAACTTTTGTAGACAAACCATTTTTTCCTTCTTATGTAGAAACGCAATCAGCGAAAGCGGCGTATAAAAATGTGCTTTCAGATGTTGGTGCCAATCAGCCGTTTTTTGATAAACATGATAATAGAATTGTAGACGAAACTTTAAAAGGAACTTTCACTTACAAAGGCAGTAAAAGCGGTTTAGGCGGTATGATCGATAACGAACAGGATGCAGGTGGATGGCCAAATTTTGTATCAGAAACTCGTCCGACAGATTGGGATACAGATCATGACGGTTTGCCAAACTGGTGGGAAAAAGCTTTTGGCTTAAACGAAAATTCGAAAGCTGGAGATTTCTCAGATGCCAATCAAGATACGGACAAAGACGGATTTACTCAATTGGATAATTATTTAGACTGGCTGGCGCAGCCTCATTATTTTGTGAATTCGGGAGATAAAAAGACTTTAAGTGCTCCAGATTATTTTAAAGGCTATGAAAACAAACCAGTGTATACTTTCTCCGATCTTAAGAATGGAAAAGTGGTTTTAAAAGGAAAGGAAATTCAGTTTACAGGTGTTGAAAAAGGATTTGCTTCTTTCGTGCTAACAGTAAAAGATGCAGACGGAGATTCAATGAGCAGAACCATTAATTTCTTTATTAAATAA
- a CDS encoding glycosyl hydrolase: MFQKKHVFFIFLLASIVSAQEVHKKETSFQPTLESSRPWVYWYWMKSAYSKAGITADLEAMKQAGIAGAYLMTIKGPANPPLIDPPVLQLTPEFWDMIHWAFKEADRLGVKLAFHGADGFAVAGGPWITPEMSMQKVVWSTTEILGGKKVVSKLPIPTHYKDYYKDIAIFAIPIKEYQITSQVQLPKVTTSNNTDASFLADPKKDENFKFADAGWIQYEFAQPFSCKSIVIETKGRDFQAQRLIVEVSDDGVNFRFHERMIAPRHGWQDMDFPNTHTITPVTAKYFRFVYDPKGTEPGAEDLDFAKWKQNLKVCKITLSNQSLINNYEGKSGVIWRLTPQTTEKEIPNSDAFKKSEIINISNFVDIDGNLNWKAPKGKWKIIRMGHTSTGHENATGGAGKGLEVDKFNPELIRFQLDHWFGEAVRSAGPELASKVLEILHFDSWECGSQNWSSVFQAEFKRRRGYDIVEYLPVMAGIPVESTDFSEKVLYDIRKTIADLVADNFYGTIAQIAKEYNVKLSAENVAPVVTSDALLHYKYVDYPSGEFWLKSPTHDKPFDMVDAISGGHIYGKDIIQAESFTALRMDWDEHPGNLKTTADRNYALGINRLFYHVFVHNPWTDRKPGMTLDDIGTFFQRDQTWWKPGKAWFDYCQRVQFQLQKGKPVIDLAVFIGEDFPSRSFVPDRLVPFIPNVFGAARLESEKIRLENEGQPTAKMPKEVTYSKNITDLSQWINPLNGYQYDSFNADVLINRAKVINGKISFDGGIEYGALFFPGSHKMAPNEMLSLASAEKILQLLKDGATIFVDEKPNLQPGIQSETNQKKWQNVIDEIWNNANSSTWKIEKGTVIKLPYLGNDFSSIGITQDVYFPNLNRADSETLAWAHRKSDTEDIYFISNQKGEKRTFDASFRILGKVPQWYNPVTDQMSDLDSWMILDERTIVTITLEANESGFVIFKDEIKELINENYKKVSQFEKVQTLDENWKLQFDPEFKGPKEIVKTNKLFDWSTSENDQIKYYSGTVIYKKEFVWKGKDINKIWLDLGEISNIAEIKINGKDCGTLWTFPFKTDISKALQKGKNTIEIKITNTWANRLIGDQKLPKEERLTWTTAPFRLEGQPLLKAGLLGPVIILQEK, encoded by the coding sequence ATGTTTCAAAAAAAACACGTCTTTTTTATTTTTCTCTTAGCGAGCATCGTCTCTGCACAGGAAGTCCATAAAAAAGAAACCTCTTTTCAGCCAACATTAGAATCCTCAAGACCTTGGGTGTATTGGTATTGGATGAAATCTGCTTATTCTAAAGCAGGAATTACAGCCGATTTAGAAGCTATGAAACAAGCTGGGATTGCAGGTGCTTATTTAATGACCATAAAAGGGCCAGCCAATCCGCCATTAATAGATCCGCCGGTTTTACAGTTGACGCCTGAATTTTGGGATATGATTCATTGGGCATTCAAAGAAGCAGATCGTTTAGGGGTAAAACTAGCTTTTCATGGAGCAGACGGATTTGCCGTTGCTGGTGGGCCTTGGATTACACCAGAAATGTCAATGCAGAAAGTAGTCTGGTCAACGACTGAAATTTTAGGTGGAAAAAAAGTGGTGTCGAAATTGCCAATTCCAACACATTATAAAGACTATTATAAAGACATTGCCATTTTTGCTATTCCGATAAAAGAATATCAAATCACTTCGCAGGTGCAACTCCCAAAAGTGACAACATCCAACAATACAGATGCATCTTTTTTGGCTGATCCTAAAAAAGATGAAAATTTCAAGTTTGCTGATGCAGGTTGGATTCAGTATGAATTTGCACAGCCTTTTAGCTGCAAATCTATTGTAATTGAAACCAAAGGAAGAGATTTTCAGGCACAACGGCTTATTGTAGAAGTGAGCGATGACGGAGTTAATTTTAGGTTCCACGAAAGAATGATCGCACCACGCCACGGTTGGCAGGATATGGATTTCCCGAATACACATACGATTACACCCGTAACAGCAAAATATTTCAGATTTGTGTATGATCCAAAAGGAACAGAACCTGGAGCAGAAGATTTGGATTTTGCGAAATGGAAACAGAATCTGAAAGTGTGTAAAATTACACTTTCGAATCAATCACTGATTAATAATTACGAAGGAAAATCAGGCGTAATCTGGCGTTTGACTCCGCAAACTACTGAAAAAGAAATTCCAAATTCTGATGCATTCAAAAAATCAGAGATTATCAATATTTCTAATTTTGTTGATATTGATGGGAATTTGAATTGGAAAGCACCTAAAGGGAAATGGAAAATTATCCGAATGGGACACACTTCTACAGGACACGAAAATGCAACAGGCGGAGCAGGGAAAGGATTGGAAGTAGATAAATTTAATCCAGAATTGATTCGTTTTCAGTTGGATCACTGGTTTGGAGAAGCCGTTCGCTCTGCTGGTCCTGAACTGGCTTCAAAAGTTCTGGAAATCCTCCATTTTGACAGCTGGGAATGTGGAAGCCAAAACTGGTCTTCGGTTTTTCAGGCTGAATTTAAAAGGAGACGTGGTTATGATATTGTAGAATATCTTCCGGTTATGGCTGGAATTCCAGTAGAAAGTACCGATTTTTCAGAGAAAGTTTTATACGATATTAGAAAAACAATCGCCGATTTAGTTGCCGATAATTTTTATGGTACGATTGCTCAGATTGCTAAAGAATATAATGTTAAGCTGAGTGCAGAAAATGTAGCGCCAGTTGTTACAAGTGACGCATTACTTCATTATAAATATGTCGATTATCCAAGTGGAGAGTTTTGGCTAAAAAGCCCAACGCATGACAAACCTTTTGATATGGTTGATGCTATTTCTGGCGGGCATATTTATGGAAAAGATATTATTCAGGCAGAATCTTTTACGGCTCTGCGAATGGATTGGGACGAACATCCGGGAAATCTAAAAACGACTGCAGATCGCAATTATGCTTTAGGGATCAACCGTTTATTCTACCACGTTTTTGTGCATAATCCGTGGACGGACAGAAAACCCGGAATGACTTTGGATGATATCGGGACTTTTTTTCAGAGAGACCAAACTTGGTGGAAACCCGGAAAAGCATGGTTTGATTATTGCCAAAGAGTGCAGTTTCAGTTGCAAAAAGGAAAACCAGTAATTGATCTGGCAGTTTTTATTGGAGAAGATTTTCCTTCCCGTTCTTTTGTTCCAGATCGTTTAGTGCCGTTTATTCCGAATGTGTTTGGTGCGGCAAGACTTGAAAGCGAGAAAATCCGTTTAGAAAATGAGGGTCAGCCAACGGCAAAAATGCCAAAAGAAGTGACCTATTCTAAAAATATAACCGATTTATCACAATGGATTAATCCGCTAAATGGTTATCAATATGATTCGTTCAATGCCGATGTTTTAATTAATCGTGCGAAAGTAATAAACGGAAAAATTTCGTTTGATGGCGGAATTGAATATGGAGCTTTATTCTTTCCAGGAAGTCATAAAATGGCACCAAATGAGATGCTTTCTTTGGCTTCCGCCGAAAAAATCTTGCAACTGCTAAAAGATGGAGCAACCATTTTTGTGGATGAGAAACCAAACCTTCAGCCAGGAATTCAATCAGAAACCAATCAAAAGAAATGGCAGAATGTAATTGATGAAATTTGGAATAATGCCAATTCATCAACATGGAAAATCGAAAAAGGTACAGTTATCAAATTACCGTATTTAGGAAATGATTTTTCTTCCATCGGAATTACACAAGACGTTTATTTTCCAAATTTAAATAGAGCCGATTCAGAAACATTGGCTTGGGCGCATCGTAAATCGGATACTGAAGATATTTATTTCATTTCCAATCAAAAAGGAGAAAAAAGAACATTCGATGCTTCGTTTAGAATTTTAGGAAAAGTTCCGCAATGGTATAATCCTGTGACAGATCAAATGTCAGATTTAGACAGTTGGATGATTTTAGATGAAAGAACAATTGTTACGATAACATTAGAGGCCAACGAATCTGGTTTTGTGATTTTTAAAGATGAGATAAAAGAACTTATAAATGAAAATTACAAAAAAGTATCGCAATTTGAGAAAGTTCAGACTTTAGATGAGAATTGGAAATTACAATTTGATCCTGAATTTAAAGGACCGAAAGAAATAGTAAAAACAAATAAACTTTTTGACTGGAGTACCTCTGAAAATGATCAGATTAAGTATTATTCGGGAACTGTTATTTACAAAAAAGAGTTCGTTTGGAAAGGAAAAGACATTAATAAAATCTGGTTGGATTTAGGTGAAATCTCAAATATTGCCGAAATCAAAATCAACGGAAAAGATTGCGGAACGCTTTGGACTTTTCCTTTCAAAACAGACATTTCAAAAGCTTTGCAAAAAGGAAAAAATACGATAGAAATAAAAATCACAAACACTTGGGCAAACAGATTAATTGGTGATCAAAAATTGCCAAAAGAAGAGAGATTGACATGGACAACAGCGCCATTTAGATTAGAAGGACAACCGTTGTTAAAAGCAGGGTTATTGGGGCCGGTTATAATTTTACAGGAGAAATAA
- a CDS encoding DUF5703 domain-containing protein, whose protein sequence is MKYIKYILLFTTLCLKAQIPTLDNYNQVWTTQSQNSSESMPLGGGDIGMNVWVEKGDLYFYFSRSGTFDEHNTLLKLGRVKVTLTPNPFEGKDGFLQELKLKDGYVLVAQNDTKIKLWVDVFKPIIHVDLESKNPLKMTASYESWRYQNRYPKGKENNANSYKWAPQGEVITYKDSISFENNGIKFYHRNRENTVFNVAVKQQKMESVKDQMLNPIANLTFGGFMKGDNLKSDGTYLGKYQDTDFKGFKLTSIKPSKKHSLEIYLNTNQSDFYTWDNGLKSLISANKNTAKQAEKNTQKWWNTFWNRSFIFTQKNQSTAKDSVYQIGQNYQLFRYMLGCNAYGKYPTKFNGGLFTVDPVYTNKDLNFTPDFRNWGGGTMTAQNQRLVYFPMVKSGDFDMMKSQLDYYLSLQKNAELRSKVYWNHNGASFTEQLENFGLPNPAEYEWKRPADYDPGMEYNAWLEYEWDTVLEFCQMMLQQKEYTGEDIQKYNQFIISCLRFFDEHYQYLAKQRGRKALDGNGKLILFPGSGAETYKMANNANSTISALQIITESLLNLSGSQLSKEDIEYLKAFQTRIPPLNFGQIENHKVLLPAKTWERVNNSEVPQLYPVYPWGIYGIGKLDLETALNTWKYDPDALKFRSHIGWKQDNIFSARLGLTEEAMKYNTLKMANSERRFPAFWGPGFDWVPDHNWGGSGMIGMQEMLLQEADGKIYLFPAWPKDWNVHFKLHAKQNTTIEAELMNGELKVLKVIPEERKKDIINLLGKSEAEKTKLN, encoded by the coding sequence TTGAAATACATAAAATACATACTTCTCTTCACGACGCTTTGCCTTAAAGCGCAAATCCCTACGCTTGATAATTATAATCAGGTTTGGACAACGCAGAGCCAGAATTCGTCAGAATCGATGCCTTTGGGTGGCGGTGATATTGGTATGAATGTCTGGGTAGAGAAAGGTGATTTGTATTTCTATTTTTCCCGAAGCGGAACTTTTGACGAACATAATACTTTATTGAAGTTAGGTCGTGTAAAAGTGACTTTAACGCCGAATCCTTTTGAAGGAAAAGATGGTTTTCTTCAGGAATTAAAATTGAAAGATGGTTATGTTTTGGTTGCGCAGAATGATACAAAAATCAAACTTTGGGTAGATGTTTTTAAACCGATAATTCATGTTGATTTAGAAAGTAAAAATCCGTTGAAAATGACAGCTTCGTATGAAAGCTGGCGTTATCAAAACCGCTATCCGAAAGGAAAAGAAAACAACGCTAATTCTTATAAATGGGCGCCTCAGGGGGAAGTTATTACGTATAAAGATTCTATTTCGTTTGAAAATAACGGTATAAAATTTTACCATAGAAATCGAGAAAACACTGTTTTTAATGTGGCGGTGAAACAGCAGAAAATGGAATCGGTAAAGGACCAAATGTTAAACCCGATTGCGAATCTGACTTTTGGTGGATTCATGAAAGGCGATAACTTAAAATCAGATGGAACATATCTTGGGAAATATCAAGATACCGATTTTAAAGGTTTTAAATTAACAAGCATAAAACCATCCAAAAAACATTCGTTAGAAATTTATTTAAATACCAATCAATCTGATTTTTATACATGGGATAATGGATTGAAAAGTTTGATTTCGGCAAACAAAAACACAGCAAAACAAGCAGAAAAAAACACTCAAAAATGGTGGAATACTTTCTGGAATCGCAGTTTTATTTTCACTCAAAAAAATCAATCGACTGCTAAAGATTCAGTGTATCAAATCGGGCAGAATTATCAGTTGTTCCGATACATGCTCGGATGCAATGCGTACGGGAAATATCCAACCAAATTCAATGGCGGACTTTTTACGGTTGATCCTGTTTACACCAATAAAGATCTGAATTTTACGCCCGATTTTAGAAATTGGGGAGGAGGAACTATGACAGCTCAAAACCAGCGATTGGTTTATTTTCCGATGGTAAAAAGTGGCGATTTTGATATGATGAAATCACAATTGGATTATTATTTGAGTTTGCAGAAAAATGCCGAATTAAGGAGCAAAGTTTACTGGAATCACAATGGAGCATCATTCACAGAACAATTAGAAAACTTTGGACTTCCAAATCCAGCTGAGTACGAATGGAAACGTCCCGCAGATTACGATCCGGGAATGGAATATAATGCTTGGCTGGAATATGAATGGGATACTGTTTTAGAATTCTGCCAAATGATGTTGCAGCAAAAGGAATATACAGGAGAAGACATTCAAAAATACAATCAATTTATTATAAGCTGTCTTCGTTTTTTCGATGAACATTATCAATATTTAGCAAAGCAGAGAGGTAGAAAAGCTTTGGACGGAAACGGGAAATTAATTCTTTTTCCAGGTTCTGGTGCAGAAACGTATAAAATGGCGAATAATGCCAATAGTACAATTTCGGCATTGCAGATAATTACAGAAAGTCTTTTAAACCTTTCGGGAAGTCAATTGTCTAAAGAAGACATTGAATATTTAAAAGCATTTCAAACTAGAATTCCGCCTTTGAATTTTGGGCAGATTGAAAATCATAAAGTTTTGCTTCCTGCCAAAACATGGGAAAGGGTTAATAATTCGGAAGTGCCACAATTATATCCTGTTTATCCTTGGGGAATTTATGGTATTGGAAAACTTGATTTGGAAACAGCGTTGAATACTTGGAAATACGATCCTGATGCTTTAAAATTTAGAAGTCATATAGGTTGGAAACAAGATAATATTTTTTCGGCTCGTTTGGGATTAACTGAAGAAGCGATGAAATACAATACACTTAAAATGGCGAATTCAGAAAGACGTTTTCCAGCTTTTTGGGGACCTGGTTTTGATTGGGTTCCAGATCATAATTGGGGCGGGTCAGGAATGATTGGCATGCAGGAAATGCTTTTGCAGGAAGCAGACGGAAAAATCTATCTTTTTCCAGCGTGGCCAAAGGATTGGAACGTTCATTTTAAATTACACGCCAAACAAAATACCACAATTGAAGCCGAACTCATGAATGGAGAATTGAAGGTTTTAAAAGTAATTCCAGAAGAAAGAAAAAAAGACATTATAAATCTGTTAGGAAAATCTGAAGCAGAGAAAACGAAATTAAACTAA
- a CDS encoding sialate O-acetylesterase, which translates to MKKSIIALLTILASFQINAKIKLPALFTDNMMLQQKSNAPIWGWAEKNANIVIKTSWDSKTYKVKADNSGKWKTELKTVSFGGPYTIEVSEGNEKVTIKNVLLGEVWLCSGQSNMEMPLKGFQGQPVKNGNEIIVRSTNKNIRLITIPRATVLEPLQDFEGKWEEVSPKSTSNFSATAWYFGSLLQEVLNVPVGLIHVSYGGSSMEAWMNQEMLKDFASAKIPTTKEELAKDPNRVPTTLFNGMLSPVIGYGIKGCIWYQGESNYERASEYTALMKKMVSSWRTLWNQGEFPFYFAQIAPFNYASFHPKDYLEKYNSAYLREAQFKASKEIPNAAMAVLMDVGEENNIHPMDKEKAGNRLAFQALARTYGIEGFEFESPKYKSMEIKDGAVTVSFDDVANGITSYDKEVLGFEIAGADKVFYPAKTVVRRKSVVLTSDKVKNPVAVRYLWKDFAKAELFSAGGLPVSSFRTDEW; encoded by the coding sequence ATGAAAAAATCAATTATTGCGTTATTAACGATTTTAGCAAGTTTTCAAATCAATGCCAAAATCAAATTGCCAGCATTGTTTACTGATAACATGATGTTACAGCAAAAATCCAATGCGCCAATTTGGGGCTGGGCAGAAAAGAACGCCAACATCGTAATCAAAACTTCGTGGGATTCTAAAACCTATAAAGTAAAAGCAGACAATTCTGGAAAATGGAAAACAGAATTAAAAACGGTTTCTTTTGGTGGGCCATACACGATTGAAGTATCGGAAGGAAACGAAAAAGTAACCATCAAAAATGTTTTGTTGGGAGAAGTTTGGCTTTGTTCAGGGCAATCGAATATGGAGATGCCATTGAAAGGGTTTCAAGGACAGCCTGTTAAAAATGGAAATGAAATTATTGTAAGATCAACCAATAAAAACATTCGTTTAATTACGATTCCAAGAGCAACAGTTTTGGAGCCTTTACAAGATTTTGAAGGAAAATGGGAAGAGGTTTCTCCAAAATCGACTTCAAATTTTAGTGCAACAGCTTGGTATTTTGGATCGCTTTTGCAGGAAGTTTTAAATGTTCCGGTTGGTTTGATTCATGTTTCTTACGGCGGTTCAAGCATGGAGGCTTGGATGAATCAGGAAATGCTGAAAGATTTTGCAAGTGCTAAAATTCCGACTACAAAAGAAGAATTGGCAAAAGATCCAAATCGTGTTCCGACAACTTTATTTAACGGAATGCTTTCGCCTGTAATTGGTTACGGAATCAAAGGCTGTATTTGGTATCAAGGCGAGTCGAATTACGAAAGAGCTTCTGAATATACCGCTTTGATGAAGAAAATGGTAAGCAGTTGGAGAACGTTGTGGAATCAAGGAGAATTTCCTTTTTATTTCGCTCAAATCGCACCGTTTAATTATGCTTCTTTTCATCCAAAAGATTATTTAGAAAAATACAATTCAGCTTATCTGAGAGAAGCTCAGTTTAAGGCTTCGAAGGAAATTCCGAATGCAGCAATGGCGGTGTTAATGGATGTCGGAGAAGAAAACAACATTCACCCTATGGATAAGGAAAAAGCAGGAAACCGTTTGGCTTTTCAGGCTTTGGCAAGAACGTATGGAATTGAAGGTTTCGAATTCGAAAGTCCGAAATACAAATCGATGGAAATAAAAGACGGTGCTGTAACGGTTTCTTTTGATGATGTTGCAAATGGAATTACATCTTATGACAAAGAGGTTTTAGGTTTTGAAATAGCAGGAGCAGACAAAGTTTTCTATCCAGCAAAAACTGTGGTAAGAAGAAAATCAGTGGTTCTAACTTCTGACAAAGTAAAGAATCCAGTTGCAGTAAGATATTTATGGAAGGATTTCGCTAAAGCAGAATTGTTTAGTGCAGGAGGTTTGCCGGTTTCTTCATTTAGAACCGATGAGTGGTGA